In a single window of the Lacerta agilis isolate rLacAgi1 chromosome 15, rLacAgi1.pri, whole genome shotgun sequence genome:
- the LOC117060195 gene encoding neuferricin gives MLRGALAALALGWTAAWLWGRGFDPLSWQWPNRAAELVLSADDLSRYTGAEESAGLYLAVLGQVFDVQRGRKHYGPGGAYSFFSGKDASRAFASGDFTPAGLVDDISGLSPLQMLAIQNWLSFYSKNYVLIGKVAGRFYDEDGSPTEALAQAQALIEEGQRLQTRENERKKRFPPCNSEWSSTGGSRVWCSKQSGGVNRDWNGVPRKLYEPGSSHSQCVCVNTEGLPSEQSQSTQMSDRGDLDNPNLREYEGCHPLADWCALKD, from the exons ATGCTGCGAGGGGCGCTCGCTGCCTTGGCTCTGGGCTGGACAGCCGCCTGGCTTTGGGGTCGCGGGTTCGATCCCCTCTCGTGGCAGTGGCCGAACCGTGCTGCTGAGCTGGTCCTGAGCGCCGACGATCTGAGCCGCTACACTGGGGCGGAGGAGAGCGCTGGGCTTTACCTGGCTGTGCTGGGGCAGGTCTTTGATGTGCAACGAGGACGCAAGCATTATGGGCCAGGGGGCGCTTACAGCTTCTTTTCAG GAAAAGATGCCTCTAGAGCTTTTGCGTCAGGCGATTTCACCCCAGCAGGACTGGTGGATGACATTTCGGGACTATCGCCGTTACAGATGCTGGCCATCCAGAACTGGCTCTCCTTCTACAGCAAGAATTATGTGCTTATTG GCAAAGTGGCTGGGAGGTTCTATGATGAGGATGGTTCGCCCACTGAGGCTCTAGCGCAGGCCCAAGCTCTCATCGAGGAAGGGCAGCGGTTGCAGACCAGGGAGAACGAAAGAAAAAAGCGGTTTCCGCCGTGTAATTCGGAATGGAGCTCGACCGGGGGAAGTCGGGTCTGGTGTTCAAAGCAGAG CGGTGGAGTTAACAGAGACTGGAACGGAGTCCCGAGGAAGCTGTACGAGCCTGGATCCAGTCACAGCCAGTGCGTCTGCGTGAATACAGAGGGGTTGCCTTCTGAGCAGTCACAGTCCACCCAGATGAGTGACAGAGGTGACTTGGACAACCCTAACCTGCGAGAGTATGAAGGGTGTCACCCGCTGGCTGACTGGTGTGCTTTAAAAGACtga